AGAGCTTTAAAAGTCATGATAGTACCAGCAAGCATTACTGTGTAATTACTGTAGTGTAACAACCAGACTATCTGAATGAGGGACTAAAGAGTCCTTATACTTCTGATACAATCTCTAAAACATAAATGACATAATAATTCAGGCTGAGaacaattatttattataaacaTCTAAAAAACATGGGGCTTGGGACACTGAGGCAAGTCATACACTGCCGCTGCGACATGAAATTGCTCTAAGGTATAACACTGCTTTTCTGAGAAGATCAGAGGTGTATTGGCTGAACTCTGGGCACTATTTCCAGTGAAGTGAATGGAAAGCATTTAATCCAGCTGTTATCAATCTACTCAGAACTGACGACCTAATTTGGAGACTGGATCACACTGCATGCACAGATTAACACACTGCTGTACAGCTGTGTGGATTTATTATTCCCATGACAACCAGCAGAATATGTATCCCAGTAATCCTCCCCGCACAGAGCAGATCTGTCTCCATGCAGCACTAACAAGATTTATCACTAGCACAGTCATACTTACAATGATTTCATTGCAGCTATCTAGACTGGTATAATCTCTAACTCTCTCTGCATCTTAAAATACCAATTCACAACCAGAAGAGACGCTCATATGATGCACTAATGCTGAACGCAGTGAAAATCTTTGGATACTACCTGAAATGTGTAATTTCTTAGAAAATATTAGTGgtttccaaataattttccagGGCACTGAGTaagtttttgtttattttactaACATAAGAAAGTGAGTATTACCCAGTACTTCTCACACTAGGCACAGTCCTCTCATATTTCAGGCAAGCAATACGCTGATTTCTATTTTGGAGTTTGGTAACTTGTTTTCCTTGCAATGAGAAGAGTCTTTGGTTTCATGCTTCAGGAGAGAAAGTCAGAAAGCTGGACAGTATTTTCAGTTCTATCACTGCCTGCTTGCAGGATTATTTAGTCTGTGTAACCataaaaaacactgaaaaaaatttaaaagagggaaaataaaagccGTTTAGGTACTTCACAGTAAGTTAGAGGCTGAGCTAAATAATATTTGCCAAGTGTCCTAAGAGAGAGCTGTCTATGCATGAAGGActattttcttccaaacacaCAGAAGAGCTATGCTGGAGATTTTCTCAGTGTTAGCCAAGAATTTCAAAGGTTGAAGTGTGTTTCCCAACTCACAGAAAATATCAGGAAGAGAAGCAAACACACACAATTGCTAGTGCTTTGGAACAAGAGGAGCTAAAACTGGTCATGAAGAAACTGTGTGATTCCACCTGTAAGGAGCTAATCCCATCACTTGTCAGTATGGTTCAAAATCATGTGTTGTCCTTTGTTGTGTTTTTCCACCCCAGTGTAACCCAACCTCTAAAAAAGAGTaacaaccccaaatcctcccacaAAGAGCAACTTCTGAAGGTGTATCTTACAAGCATCTCTGTCACATGTACTTCCCCCAGATAAAGCACTACAGCTATCACAACTCTGCATTTCCTTGGGTCTTGCAGCGGCCCCACTCCAGAGCATTTTTACAGTGGTAAAGTCCAGAAAATCCTTCCATGAAGTTCAGCCTACAGGAACCAAAGAGAAATCCTTTTTAGCAAAGGGACAACGGATCAGTTTATTGTAACGTGGCTGCAGTATGAAAAACCCAATTATCTTCCAGTGCAATTTAATTGCCTTCAAAACAGAATCAgtacattttaatgttttataatgatttatttgtatttgcaaTAGTGCAGATCCTGTGTTAGTTCACAAAATCACTGTTTTTCCATCTGGCAAAGCTAAGGACTCCACAACTGGACATTTTTTTGAACACCTaccccagagctgcagttttAAAACAACACTCTGAAAAGATCCCAAACAAGCAACTGTAAGAAGAAGAGAACTGGCATGTTCAGGTATTTATTTCCTAGCTCCAAAACAGACTGACTATCTAGAACTAACTAAAATCCTGAAGTCCTCACCTCTATTTGTTGGATAAGGCACTATTTTGAAAACAACCATCAATGAATGAGACAGTAGATGATTAAcatattcaggaaaaataaataatctcaACCAAATTATTTGCTCATTTCCATTCATGAGATTGTTCAGGACCTGGAACTGCTGTAGATCTgacaaaatactttaaaataaattacttaatgcaaaaaaacccatatgTAATTTAGGACCCTTTTTGATAGAATTAGATTTCTTAAAttcaagtgggtttttttatatacaCATGAGCAAATACTCTTCTCTTTCTGATAACAAGCActgtttttagtttttctgaACTGGGACCACCTAAACAGGCTGGAACACCTGTGCATCCATAACGTCAACAGATCTAATTGTTGTAGATGAACTGATATGCCAGATTACATCCTCAAAGGAGCAGGTTCCGAAACGACAGGTTTGCTCTGATGGGGACTGTCCCTCCTGCTATGTGAAGTTGTAGGAACCCGACTGCACAGGCCAACTTAACAACCCAAGCCAGAAAGCACTGCAGCatgtccctgctcctcccacGGAATTTGTCCTACTGTGTATTTTGTAGGTCAAACGCGAGATGAGATTTCTTTGAATCAAAACGTTTTTTGCCTCAGGCTCAAGTTAGCCCCCAGTGTGAGAATGTCTCAGATAAAACACGCTCAAACAACCTGCATTTAATTAACAACTGGAACCTGGGCGGCTCGCACCTAGGTACCGCCTCATGTTGCCGAGGGTTTTGAAGAGGCTCGGCATTAGGAAGATGAGGGATGCTGCACCAGTAATCTCTTCGGGAAAAGCCGCAGATTCTCTAGGGTTGGAGGGGCCTCTAGAGATCATCCAGCCCAAGTCCTTGCTAAGGCAAgatcacctggagcaggtgacacagcaAGGCGTCCAGGTGGGTTTGAAGTGTCTCCATGATTCCACTTCGCCAGTGTGCTTAGTCTCTAGGCAAACGAACACACAGGGTAAAACAGCAGCGGCGCGCTATTACTGAAACTACCAAAACTACCCCGGCGGCATTGCGGGGGAGGCTGGCGGAGAGGCTCGTCCGCCGGCTCGCAGTCCCCGGTCCTTGGCTGAGCGCCCTGAGGAGACAGCCGGCTGCCTCCCGTCGCCTCCACCCGGCTCTCCTGCGCACCGCCGACCCGGCACTTCCCGGGACCCTGCCGCGGCCaccggccccgcccggcgccgccatTTGCAGCTATCGGCGGCCGCGCCATTTCCCCGCCTCCCGGCGCAGCGGCCCGGCAGCTCCCAGCGCCTCgcacccatccctgccagcGGGAACGGGCACGAAGGACGGCTCTGGCAAGAAACTGGGCTTCATTCATTTGGAAGGAAGTTACAGGGGACGGGGGAACGGCCCTGTGTAGCAGAGTTATTTCTAGAGGAGAGCCTTCCGCCATGTCCCTCGGGGtgaggaggggacagcagctcccGCCCAGCCTCACGGCAATCGGACAGACGCCGCTGGGCACAACCGCACAGCACCGTTCCTCTCCTACTGAATGAATCCCTACTGAATGAACTGCTGTTGGAAAGGGGAGAGCAAACAGAACCAAGAAGCAGAAGCAGCCCAACTGTGCTTACCAACCACGGCCTTGCTGGCAATACCGTAGAATTGTTTAATTTATACTCGACTGAAAAACTACACGAAAGTTAGTTTTGTTGGTCAGATGCACAGTCAGGTTTTTCCCTTTAATTCCACTAAGACAGACTTTGTCTATATGCATTTATACCTAAAAAGTTTAGAGCTCGGCAGCTAATCAAACAGGCCAGCCATGTTATCAGAAGACAAGCTATGTATTAGAAGCCAGGTATAAATATAATAGCTAAAATTTACTCTCATGATCAACGTTGGGCCACATCCTTCCCCCTGCACAGAATCTTGTCACAGATTACTTGCatctcagaaaacacaaaacataatttagaaaaaaaagttacattaaTCAAATTGTTTGAAATTTTAACTGCGACCCACGTTTCTTTTGCAACAGTTTCTCAAAAGGCTATGATGAAATACAATAATATTGAATGAAACTAAATAAAAGCGCAAATCCCAGGAAACAGTTTGGCATTTGAAGATGGAATAGAAAAGCCTGATTTTAACTAAGATCTATAGTATGACCAAGAGCAGTAGGGACTGTCCTTGCAAAAATTCTTCCCTTCACTTAAggctttgaaaataaagttcTTTAGGAGTTTGGAGCACCTCTAATGTCCAGCAGTAATTAAGACATTCTTAACATCCTTGACCATAGACaaacattttctaaacaaaTCTAACTTTACAGTAAAAAGCTATTAATCATATTAAAAATGAGATTGATCCTTAACACTGGAACTTGGCACTTAATTGCCAGTCATTCAGTTGTTCCTAACATAGTGGATGAAACAAATAATGCAACATTTAATGGTTggtcttgttttattttctaatatttattaaaCTGTTTACACTTCTAGTTTTCAATCCAGAGTTTAGCACTCATACCTATGGCTTTTACTGTTATGTTTAGCACATCTTTTTGTCAAGTGTcagaatttcatttcaaaaaaaaccaccaagaaCGTGATACCATATAGACAAGTCTCTTTGTTTATGTTTAAACAtattcattttcaaaaatgatTATTTATAAAAGAAGAGCCTGCTCATAGCTTTCTTCCAAATCATGTTTATCACAGTCTTACCAAGctcttcctatttttaaatgtccCATTTAGCATGTCTCGCTGCCTCCAAGTGAAgtcttttccctccctcagccccCCACCTCtaaatttaatgcaaaaagaaaatcagtaactggcattttcaagcaaaaatataaagcaCTATAACATTACCTACACTGCCTTTTACAGAATTAAGTTCTCAAGAACTCTAGAAACCTTGTGGAAATTTAACCACTCAGTGTTGAAAAGGCACAGAACTTTTGTGCTCCGAGACCTCCAGCAACAGTGCTTCTAGCCCAGCCTGAAAGTTAAGATCCAAAAATTCACAGGTACGTAATTGCCACTTACAGCAAAAGCCCTCAGGTTTTACTGACTCTCCTGCCACAGACATCCTGCAAATTTATACAAGACTTTGCTTCTACTGGAAGCGGAAAAGAggtaaaattacttttacatATACCCAGGAATGGTGTAATGATACAATGATACAAGCTATTCATTGCTAAAAATCTCAAAGTTGTCCCTGTCTGTGGTAGTTTCTTTTTCATGGCACTACATGAACGGGGAAGTATTTTTCACATATGAGAGAATTTTAACTGTACTTGAAGAAACCTAATTTTGGTCCACTCGTCCAACTTCCTATGGACAGCATATTGGAAAGGTGAACAGTGATGGTTCAAAAATCAATGTaaaagttaacaaaaaaaatttggtatttcatttttaaaactgcagtgTCATTATGTGTCCTAGTCATCCACTTTTGCGTTTTGCATGTCCACTAATTGTTGTGCTTCTAAGTCTTCAGCTTGCTCATGACGTTCCTTATCTGCATCATCTGCTTGATTAAgatccttttcttctgcttctccttgaTCAACACTGCGATATTCTACTTGTTCAAGGTCTGTTCCATCGGTAAGTTCTGCCTGTACTTCTTCCATCTGTATTTGATTTACGTGCTCCACATGTAACTGCTCCACGTGCACTTCAGCACCTTGCTCAGTCTGAATGTGTTCAACTTCCAAGTAACTGATCTGCACCTGTTCCTGTAGTTCCTCCATCTGTGCGCCTTTCACTTGATTGTCCTGTATGAGATCCTGGTGCATCTGTTCCACAGTTACCTGTGCAGGATCCACTTGTACCTGAATTACTGGTAGGACATGGACTTGCTCAACTTGTTCTATTATTGTCATTGATGTTACTGGCTCACCTTCCATAGCTTCCACTGGAAGAACCTCTTCTGTCACTAATAGTTCTGAAATATTGTGCATTTCTTTAAGATGCCTTCTCAGCTCACTGCCTTGCATAAACCACAAATCACATAAGGTACAGTGGTTGGGCTTGTCACCAGTGTGTATTACCAAGTGGTCTTTGAACTGATCCCAGCTGTTAAACACGCTGTTACAAACCTGAAACAAAAGATACAGTGTGTAAAATAGTGCCAACGGAAATGTGACAAAATACAGCGCCTGAGATCATAGCTTCACATTGTATAGCTTCTTGCTACTTGGACTCAAAAAACATACATGTTAGAGGTAAAAGCTGAGAAGAAAGCTTCAAATGAACAGAAGACttgatattttcttcttttttttaagaatggtGAGCTATTTTGAGTTGTGCATACATAAGATACCTACAAAATTCACAAGTCAGTAGaacatttgaaaattttctcATCTGATATTCATGTACAGTATCATACCCCAATCAATACATACCTGGCACTAGAGTTTtgtgtggaaaaatatttatgcattaaTAGGGTGCACTGAAAGTGTAATACAGACTGTTCTTTTACTGACATTCTAGATGCAGCACTACTGAACAACTTTTCCTTATCAGCTTTCACTTGCTCATGACATCGTGAGGTTTAACAGGCTAGCCTGAACTCTCCcattttgtgattaaaaaaacccacttgaGTGATTTCAGCAGACAAAACTTTTACAACTCCATCCCTCATTCTCTTCCAGCAAAAAGTACTGCCTCAACAGCAGACATACTGTTTTCACAAAGCACATGagctcccttccttcccttcagcTGGCACTGGAGGTAAATATCTGGAAAACAACACACAGagactgcagaaataaatgagaTACAGGGTAGAGGAGACAGAAAAGTGGGGTAGAGTCAGGCTTGGAGTAAAAAACCCACAGGCTCAGGAGCCTTTGTCCATGGAAATGTGTTTGGCTGTAGAGAGCAACAAGAACACACATTTCAACACCCCTTCACTGTTGACGAACAGTTTTGAAACAGGAGGTTCTATCTCTTCATCATTTTTAGCAACTGCACGGAAAGATGATGGAGGGAGTATCTGAAGGATTAACTCAACAGCAGGTCTGTGTAGTCAAGACAAACATCTCCATTGCTGAAGTCTGCTAAAATGGATAGTAATACTATTGCCACACTTTTTCCCCGCTAGGCTCACATTTCAGAAAGAGACTGCacatacagtttttaaaatactaatattaCAGATAAAGACTCAAAATTACTTAGTTATATATAAAGATAATGACTATCAGCAATGCCCAGGCACATAATTACTGTTCTTGCCAGACAGAATCTAATTCAGTATTCAATGCATACACCTGAAGAGCACAAAAATGACTCATCAAGAAACCAcagctttttctcctctttgttcAATGAACAAAGATTTGTTCAAATTTAGttctaaagagaaaaactaaaaatttaTCCAAGAACTGGTGCACTTTCTGCAGGGTGAAGGGACACAAATCCACGTTCGCAACATCTGTGAGAGGATGAGGAAGTTTAGAAAAGGAGTTATGACTTGAATCAGCTCTTTAAAAGTGCAGTAAGATTTATCTCCACAGCCTTTCAAACGTCAGTTACATATAGTGACCAAGTACCCTAGCAATCtctacagcatttattttgcttaaaaaatacTATAGAATGCCATAATAAATTTGAATTACTTTCCAGACAAAATCAGTATGTTTGGTATCAAACGGAGAATAATagaacaagaaattaaataataatttgtaGTCTGGACTTTACTCTGGGCTTCACTTTTAGTGAAGCATGCTTAGAAGTGGGAAAGGCCTAGGTCAATGTATCAAGAATCTTGAAAAGGAAGCAATGTAAAATGCAACCTACCCAGAAGAATCTCTATGATTTTAAGTATTATGAGGCTCCACATCAGTAATTCCATATTTTAAATGGAGATACTTAGATGTGAGAATTTATCTGCATATTGTTGAATGTGATCCAAAGTCCTCACTACTGTCTACAATTTCCTGGTtagaagaggaggggcaggcactgatctttgctctgtggtgaccagtaacaggacccgagggaatggcctgaagttgtgccaggggaagtttaggctGTATATCAAAAAcgtttttcacccagagggtggctgggcacccTCCAggacagctggagcagctccccaggacagtggtcacagcaccagcctgacagagctcaagacgtgtttggacaatgctgtcAGGGACAGGGAGTGACTCCAGGTGTCCTGTGCAAGGCTGGAAGCTGGACTCAATCCTTTTGAGTCCCCTcaaactcagcatattctgtgattcgACATTATTTTACTGAAGTTGAAGTAGCTCTTAGAGACATAAGCCCACTCTCATTGCCTCTCCTGTTCAGTCCTCCCACACTCCTGGAGGAGGGAGATATGTAACCTATTTCCATTACCCACCTGACATTCATAcagtttctttcttccctttttagCACCAGCTCCAGACTGACAGGCTGTCAGGTGACATTTCAGTGTGCTATTCCGAGCGAAACGTTCATGGCAGTTTGGACATTCAAAGGGTTTTTCACCTGTTGAGACAGATACAAGGATTTGTAAGTGAATAAAACCACCCAGTCTTCTTTCAGgtctctcttcttcctcttgctcTCTTGTCTAGGTTGATAAACACATTATAAACATGTGGCCAATGGGAttattctgcagaaaaaatgatgaaaattcaATATAAAAGGGCAAAAAACTGATGTAGAGTCATAACTCTCATTTAGAAGAAAACCAATGTAAAAATTACCAGTAGCTTTTAAGGCGTTTGTGGAAATTATATTACTATtctggcaaaatattttaaagaaataggaGCTATTTCACACTTTTCATCTGATAATagctacaattaaaaaaaaatcaacataagTCAATATACAAAGTGACATATTCAAGacagaagaatttaaataatacaacctttttttctcagtaataACAGCTTATGCTTGAAACTGAGCTCCAGAAAATGAAGCTGACAGAGAATGATTGTGAAATAACAGTGAATCAatactaaaacaaacaaaaaaaaaccctgcaccCAACATTTCCCCAAAATACAATGAAGAGAAAGCACAGAGGTACATAAATGGACACAAGCAAGATAAAAATTCCTCTCAGTTTGGCCACTTCATTTCAGCCATGGTATCAAACTTAAGATGCCAGCTAAGGACAACAGCAGGGGAAGCTGAAAGCAGATGTTTTTATTATCCAAGGTACTATGCTGTCATCAAGTGGCAGTGAACAAAGGGTGTTGCACCATGCACAAACACAATGACATTCaagcaaattaaattacaaaaaatccTGGAAGAGTGTGTTTCCTCTGAAAGTCTGTAATAATCTGTATAGGTACTGCCACCAACATCACTACTGAAACAAATGGATAATGAACTCCAAAAGAGGCTGAGCCATTTCAGTGAATAACATGAGGATCAATCCTAGCTAGTTTAAAAGCCTGCATTTTCAGGCATGCAACAGTTATTGGATATTGCAGTGGAAAAACAATCTTTGGAAATATTTACTAGTTCTTGATTACCTTCTAAAAGAAATTCACAAGTAGCTGAAGCTGTTACTTATGTACCTGAAAGCTACAAAAAGATGTTAAATGGTGGGAACATTCCCCTCAATGGTTATAAAATGCTACATATTTGGAGTGTGTCCTACAGGAAAGGCAGAGGCTGCTAAACTGCCCTCACTTAGCCCTGCAGGTCAAAAATCATGGACTTTGCCCAAACAACTAGtgggtttggaactagatgatcttcaaggttcCTACCAAtgcaaaccattctgtaattctatgattctacagAGCATGCATGGATGACCAAAGAGCTCCTGGAcaaactcaaacacaaaaattaagtCCATGGGACCAGATGAGATGCATCTGCTAGTCttgagagagctggagaaggaagttGTTAAGCAACCATCTATAAAATTTGAGGTGTGGCAGTCTGGTGAAGTTCAAGAtgactggaaaagcagaaacataACCGTTTTAAAACAGGGATATAAGGAAGAGCTGGGGAACTACAGGCTAGTCAGTCTCACCTCCAAGCCAAAATTCACTTcccatgtcaaaccatgacactgcCCTAAAAATCATAGAGCAGATCCTCCTGGTAGCTAtgctgtgaagacaggctgaaagCATTggggttgctcagcctggagaagaaaaggcttcagGGAGGTCAAAGAACACTTTCCGGTGCCTAAAGGCAGTCTACAGGAAGGCTGGAAAGGGACTTTTAAGATAATGTAGTGATAATGACAAATAGGGGAATGGCCTTGAGCTGAAACAGagtaggtttaggttagatattaggaagaaattaatttctcagagGGTGGTGATGCACTGGAACAAGTATCTCAGGGAAGCTGTGGTTATCCCCTCCGTGAGAAATGTTCagggcccagcagcagcctggtcTAGCGGGTCCAAGGTCCCAGAGGGTCAAACTAAATGATgtgtaaggtcccttccaaaccaagcCATTTTATCATCCTATTACTGCCCCACTGctattttaatgtaattgcAGGTATAGTGATTGAACAATAACAGGGTAAAACATTTTTAGGACATTTTCTCACAGGCCTTTCAAGTTCATTTTAGCATTCAACCAGTGGTATACAGAGCTCAGAATTTAGAAAGCCTATAACAGAATGGGAGCTTTTTCATATCATAGGTGAGATGAGACAAGAGCAAAGGTAAAACTTTCCAAACATGATGGTACAAGACATAATTCTTTGAGGGTATTTTGTATCTAATAGGCATTTGGTCAGAAGTTCTGTTAGATAAAGAAACTCTCTAGACTGTATTCCTCAAAGAAGATTGTGtttcaaataatatttcaacaaaaatatttactagaaaatttgaaaataaaagtagttcCTCAGTTTGGTATTTCTGAAGAAGGGGACATGACTTAaggaagtattttgaaaaaaatctcaaagatTTAATAGACTTGACGGAGAAGCTTCCTTACTACTTTCTGGTTTTAGGTGCTTATTTTAATTGACACAATCCCCTAAAAGTTTCCAACAtcaatggaaaacaaaaaacatgaacaaacaaaaagacatACCACCATTTTAGTTATAACTAGAAGCCAAGTATTTCTAGCACTCAggactcatttattttcttcagcatattttctatttccccAAAACATGCAAAAGCCAAAATACTAGGATGAAGGCCACAAGCACAGGACTGTAGAGTGTTCTTACCTGTGTGCTTCCGAAGGTGCTCTTTAAAATGCCCAAAGTGGTCAAACTGTTTGTCACAGTACTGGCATACATGTATTTTCTTGCCAGGTCTTTGCTTCTTGCTGGCACCACCTTCATCAAGGTGGTAACAGGTGAGGTGCTGTTTCAAAGCACTCTCTCGTAGGTATCTTTTATTGCATATGTCACATTTGTAATTCTCAGTAGAGTGTGTTTTCATGTGTTCCTTAAAATGgtaaaacaatttaaatgaaCGGTTACATTTCTCACAGTGGAATAAATTGTTCATGTGTGACAGCTGAAGTTCCACAATTTCAATACCTTCTACCTGTTTGCACGAGGGGTCAGTTGCACTATCACCTTCTTCTTGCATCTggcattttctctctccctgacgATACTTGCTGGTGATATCTGCCAAAAGAGCCAAAGCAGATTCATCTGATGTACCTGTTGTCTGTATATACTTTATGGATTGCTCTGCAGAAGCTACTTCTTCAAGGGTTTCAATGCTGTCATCCTCCACTTTCATCGTCCCTTCAGCAATCTCAACCTCAATTTCAACAGGCTCTGATTCTGCAGATGGTAGTGTTTCTGTGATAACATTAGAGGTTTCAGCAATCTTCCtcttttttggtttatttttaccTTGTGCTTCATTTGATTCTAAGGGTGATGAATTTTCTTTGTTCCTGAAAAGCATTTGCATAAACATGGTTAAGATCAATTAACAGTGACATAATTCCTGTCTAGTAATGAGGTTCCGCATCCAAAACTCCCGTTTCTCAAAGTTGAATGATGACCACATTATCTGTGTGCACATCGGACACATAATCTGTATGCACATCAGGAGCTAATTTGTCCTTAATTTACACTCTGTAGTGCAGTAAAATAATGTTGTTAAAGCtgataaagtatttttaagtatttaaagtAAATAGCTCTGCTTGAATGATACAAAGCATCTatcaggaagaaaagcaagttAACCTAATGGCTTATCTAAAAATTTGTGAAATTCTGTACTCGGAAAGAAAACTTCTCTAAAATTATTACTTCTTTGGCCTGCCTACTCAGAAATAAGGTTTAAGTCCCTCCTATGCCATTCACCTCTTAAGCTCTGGATTGTGTGCAACTCTAAGCAGTACTTAGAGCTTGCCAGAAAACACTTTAGCTGTGACTTCACATAATGATTATACACACAAGGGTTAACATATCCCACAATTCAGGAAGACACACTGCTAATagctgacattaaaaaaagccaCTAGGATGTGAAAGGAGTATTCTAGTTTAAACACAGCCTTTAGTTCTGTGCTGTTCTCTCTGCGTAACGCACACACAATCCCTTTCCTCCAAAATGTCAGGGATGGCACGGCATCTCgaacacagacacagctgaGTGGGTCAATGCTTTCAAGTCATCCACAGCACTACTGTGGTGGAGGTTTTACTACTGATCATCAGTTTCAAAAATAAGTGGCTATCTTCCCATCATATAGACTGACTGGAGTAAGCTGTGCTTTTAACCTTCCTCTGCACCATGATGAATCCTTTCATGTAATGCACTCCTTATCACTTCCAGGCTTTCTAGTAACAAGAGACAAGACTTTGCCCAGTATCTCCAAGTCATATTGTCAGATATGTAACTAATGATGTAATGCAGGCCACAGCTTATAAATGGCACCTTAGTCTGTTCACACACAGGGAAAGCAGTAGCTAAACCCAGTTTCATATAGCCTGGATTTCTAATGTCTACCGATCACAGGTACGTTGCAAGGAGCTCCTGGATCACATACCAAAAGCAACTAGTGTAGCATGCAGAAGGAATGAGAACATGAGAGTACTTTATGGAAGTGAAATGGAAGAAAGGGGAATGAAAAACAGCATGATGGGACTGGCACCCACTTTTTTCAAGCTTGACTTTTGCAATGGATTACAGTTCCTGGTACTGGATAAGGTACTGCAGCAACATTTGATTGAGTATTGAACCCAGATAAAACCGACTTTAAAAGTTACATTCATTCAATAAGTTTGAGAGGTTAATTTTGCAGCAAGAGGTTTTAAGATCACTACTTATTctctcagaaacagcagaaagctacacaaaatcaaaacaccacaaaacaaaacaagcaccacaaaatcaaaacaagcaCAAACTTGTTAATGTTGTCTGATTACCAGAGACACAttgtcacagcacagccagctgtcAATCAAGTGCAGGCCATCAGACAGCACAGAGACCAACTATCAGGTACAGAGTCACAGCCATACAACATCAGCAATATTTAGAAGCCATGTCATTTGTCATTGAGTTCTAGCCCAATGAATGAGACATTCTTGTTTTACCCTGTGTAATTCTGAAATGTATGTTACAGTAGAAGAATATATGG
This sequence is a window from Vidua chalybeata isolate OUT-0048 chromosome Z, bVidCha1 merged haplotype, whole genome shotgun sequence. Protein-coding genes within it:
- the ZNF131 gene encoding zinc finger protein 131 isoform X4, whose product is MEAEEMMECIQEFPEHYKVILDRLNEQREQDQFTDITLIVDGHHFKAHKAVLAACSQFFHKFFQDFTQEPLVEIEGVSNMAFRHLIEFTYTAKLMVQGEEEANDVWKAAEYLQMLEAIKALEIRNKENSSPLESNEAQDITSKYRQGERKCQMQEEGDSATDPSCKQVEGIEIVELQLSHMNNLFHCEKCNRSFKLFYHFKEHMKTHSTENYKCDICNKRYLRESALKQHLTCYHLDEGGASKKQRPGKKIHVCQYCDKQFDHFGHFKEHLRKHTGEKPFECPNCHERFARNSTLKCHLTACQSGAGAKKGRKKLYECQVCNSVFNSWDQFKDHLVIHTGDKPNHCTLCDLWFMQGSELRRHLKEMHNISELLVTEEVLPVEAMEGEPVTSMTIIEQVEQVHVLPVIQVQVDPAQVTVEQMHQDLIQDNQVKGAQMEELQEQVQISYLEVEHIQTEQGAEVHVEQLHVEHVNQIQMEEVQAELTDGTDLEQVEYRSVDQGEAEEKDLNQADDADKERHEQAEDLEAQQLVDMQNAKVDD
- the ZNF131 gene encoding zinc finger protein 131 isoform X2, whose product is MEAEEMMECIQEFPEHYKVILDRLNEQREQDQFTDITLIVDGHHFKAHKAVLAACSQFFHKFFQDFTQEPLVEIEGVSNMAFRHLIEFTYTAKLMVQGEEEANDVWKAAEYLQMLEAIKALEIRNKENSSPLESNEAQGKNKPKKRKIAETSNVITETLPSAESEPVEIEVEIAEGTMKVEDDSIETLEEVASAEQSIKYIQTTGTSDESALALLADITSKYRQGERKCQMQEEGDSATDPSCKQEHMKTHSTENYKCDICNKRYLRESALKQHLTCYHLDEGGASKKQRPGKKIHVCQYCDKQFDHFGHFKEHLRKHTGEKPFECPNCHERFARNSTLKCHLTACQSGAGAKKGRKKLYECQVCNSVFNSWDQFKDHLVIHTGDKPNHCTLCDLWFMQGSELRRHLKEMHNISELLVTEEVLPVEAMEGEPVTSMTIIEQVEQVHVLPVIQVQVDPAQVTVEQMHQDLIQDNQVKGAQMEELQEQVQISYLEVEHIQTEQGAEVHVEQLHVEHVNQIQMEEVQAELTDGTDLEQVEYRSVDQGEAEEKDLNQADDADKERHEQAEDLEAQQLVDMQNAKVDD
- the ZNF131 gene encoding zinc finger protein 131 isoform X1, which gives rise to MEAEEMMECIQEFPEHYKVILDRLNEQREQDQFTDITLIVDGHHFKAHKAVLAACSQFFHKFFQDFTQEPLVEIEGVSNMAFRHLIEFTYTAKLMVQGEEEANDVWKAAEYLQMLEAIKALEIRNKENSSPLESNEAQGKNKPKKRKIAETSNVITETLPSAESEPVEIEVEIAEGTMKVEDDSIETLEEVASAEQSIKYIQTTGTSDESALALLADITSKYRQGERKCQMQEEGDSATDPSCKQVEGIEIVELQLSHMNNLFHCEKCNRSFKLFYHFKEHMKTHSTENYKCDICNKRYLRESALKQHLTCYHLDEGGASKKQRPGKKIHVCQYCDKQFDHFGHFKEHLRKHTGEKPFECPNCHERFARNSTLKCHLTACQSGAGAKKGRKKLYECQVCNSVFNSWDQFKDHLVIHTGDKPNHCTLCDLWFMQGSELRRHLKEMHNISELLVTEEVLPVEAMEGEPVTSMTIIEQVEQVHVLPVIQVQVDPAQVTVEQMHQDLIQDNQVKGAQMEELQEQVQISYLEVEHIQTEQGAEVHVEQLHVEHVNQIQMEEVQAELTDGTDLEQVEYRSVDQGEAEEKDLNQADDADKERHEQAEDLEAQQLVDMQNAKVDD